The sequence GCATGTCGACATAGGCGTCCAGGCCAGCCGTCCTGACGTGAGCGCGCAAATGTGCGCACTTGAGCGCATCGCGTTCGGTCGCGACGACCATGCCACGGCCCAACGTGCGCAGCGCTTCGGCGAAATACAGCGTGGACACGCCGCATGAACTGCCGAGTTCGAGGATTCTCGCCGGCCGTTGCGAGAGCACCATGTTGCGTAAAAATTTTCCCGTTTCCGGGGACACGGCCAACGACAGCGGACTGCCTTCCGGGGACTCGAAGTCGTCGCTGGACAGCCCGAACGTTTCGAGAAACCGTCCCCGCAGACGAGGGGCGATCGCTTCGTATTCCTCGGCTAACGACAGGAAATCCTCATTCGATCCCTGGAACTGCGCACGGGCGCGGGCGACGATTTCGGTTCGACTCTCTTCGTGGAGCCTTTGCAGAAGGGCGATGGTGGGTGAAGCCATATGCGTTCCTTGAGGAGATTGATCCGGTCGACGATGTATCCAACGACTGCTTTTCCCGTCAGGGTTTCTGCGCCGTCGTTCAATATCGGCGCTACACGGATGGCGCTATGCCGTTCGGGCGAGCGTGATGGCGCGTTCGGGACACGCCGTCACGCAAAGTCCGCATGACCGGCAGGCATACGCATTCGGCGTGTAGGCGACCTTCATTCCATGCACGCGCAGCTTCAGGCGATGCATCAGATCGAGGCCCTGGAAATCGGTCTGGTCGATGCGTCGGATCTCGAACACGTGCTCGGGGCAAACCGCGACGCAATCGCCTTTGCCTTCGCAGCGTTTCAGATCGACGACCGGCGCAATCACCCCCGGCTGCTGTTTGCAGTCGCCCGTTGATTCATCACGCACGTTCACTCTCCCGTGGGTCGGTTGCTGCGGGATCGCCACGCGGTCCGGAAATGCTCGCGCTCCTCGGGTGTCATGGATTCCCACTTGCGCCAGTGGCGTCGACCGCGCCAGCCGTGATGCCCGCGGAATCCGCCGAACAGGATGCGGCTCAACACGAGCAGGCCCAACGCATGGGCGAAGTCGATCGTACGGGCGCCGACGAAGAGCGCCGGAATCACCCAGTTCCATAACATCATGACGACCCATCCGAGCACGCCGATCGCGACCAACACGAGCAGCGCCTTGCCTGCACATCTGATTCGGAAATTCATCTGTCGATTCCTCTAGGTGTTATCCAATTCGTCATAAATGGGCTGCAGCCGGGCACGTAAATGCAGGACCGCATAGCGTTTGCGAGCGAGCAGCGTATTGAGCGCGACACCGCTTTGCGCGGCCATTTCCTTGAAAGACTGACCCTCCAGCTCGTGTGCGATAAAGACGTCACGCTGATTCGTCGGCAACTCGTCGAGCGCATCCTGTAAGGCCTTGAGCACGAGCGTCCGAGCGTAGAGTGCTTCGGGGCCGGCATCATGCGCCGGTAGCGCGAGGTCGAGGCGATACTCGCTGTTCGCGTCATCGTCGACCTCCGACAGGTCGGCCAGCGGCTGCTCCTTCTTCTTGCGAAAGCGGTCGACGATTCGGTTGCGCGCGGCACGGAAAAGCCACGCGCTCACCTGTTCAATGGGCGCTGGAAGTCGATACGCTTGTACGAACTCGTGAAACACATCCTGCAGGATGTCCTCGGCATCGTCCGGGTCGCGTATCCGGCGCCGGATAAATTTCACTAGCCTCGTTCGTTCACGCATCACTGTCGCTGTGATGTCGCGGTCTGGGTCGGTCATCATGTGCGAAGTGGGTGGCGATTCCATGCGCTTGAAGACGTTTCAGGCGCGCGAATATTGTGGCGAGCGTAAAAATCTGCAGCTGAGCGCATCGGCTTTGCGGACATACCCTTTATCGCTGACCCAGCCTGGGGAACAGGAATCGTAGGCGTCCCATCAAACATGCCTGCGAGAGAAAGGAATGGGTACCTCATCCCGTCTCTCTGCTTCGATACGCTGAACCGCATGCCTTCCTGCCGCCGCCCATGAGGCAGTCGACCGGATCGTGAGGCAGATGGATCTTCAGCCCTTCGCCGAACGGGAACGTGGCAACCGCCCGTGCATCCGGACGATCGTCGCCGGTTCATCAAGGCTCCCCGCTACGCGCCCCAGCCAGTCGGCGCGGTATCCGGTCTTGCCGGATCAGCCCCTCCGCTCCCCACTCCGCGGTTCCGCCGATCCGTTACCCGCACTGGTCTGGCCAGTCAGGCCTTAAGTTCCCGCAACCGCAGTCGTTAAGTCGTTAAACAGGACGTTGCCTGTTTTCGGAGACCTCATTCATATAACGCGGTAACGGAGATCGAAGTCATCATGTTGTCCTCGATTCGTGCTCGGATACTTGCGACCTGCGTCGCCATCGTGGTCACGGCGCTGGCCGTGACAGGCGGCTTGGTCTATTACGTCGTCAAGCAACACAACGACGAGACAATCGACCAGAATCACAAGTCGATCCTCGCCGGGCATGCGCTTGCGATCAACGAATGGGTGGCCAGCAGAGGCCGGGAGACCCAGGCACTCGCGGACACGATCGCGATCGGCGAGGGCGACCCGCTGCCGGCGCTGAAGCTGCTTGGCAAGTCGGGTGGCTTCGAGGTGTTGACGCTCGGCCTGCCGGACAAGACTGCGTTCTCGAACGTGCCGCTCGCGCCCGGCTACGACCCGACAGCACGCCCATGGTACAAGCAGGCGGTCAGTGCCGGCAGCCTGGTCGTGACGGCACTCTACCGTGATGCAACGACCGGCAAGCCCGCTGTTGCGTTCGCGGTGCCCGTGGTGCGCGACGGCACGGTGAAGGGCGTGCTGGCCGCCAGCCTGTTCATGGAGAGCGTGAGCTCGATCGTGACCTCGGTACACCCGACACCCGCGAGCTTTGCATTTCTGGTGGACAAGGGCGGGCGCGTGATTGCGTCGGCCAAGACCGACCTCATCATGAAGCCGGCAACCGGTCTTTCACCTGCATTCGATGCCGACCACCTGGGCGCGCTGCAAACGGCATCCGAGCCCGTCGCCGTCGACATCGACGGCGCCACCAAGCTGGTGCGAGCACAGCCGATCGCCGGTACCGATTGGTCCCTCGTGCTCGCGCTCGACAAGGCGGACGTGACGGCCGGCATGCGCGCAGTCGCGACGACGACGCTGGCGGCGATCCTGATCGTTGCGGTGATCGCGGCCGCACTCGTCGGCGCGATGACGAACGCGGCCTTCAAGCGCATCCTG comes from Burkholderia lata and encodes:
- a CDS encoding O-methyltransferase; this translates as MASPTIALLQRLHEESRTEIVARARAQFQGSNEDFLSLAEEYEAIAPRLRGRFLETFGLSSDDFESPEGSPLSLAVSPETGKFLRNMVLSQRPARILELGSSCGVSTLYFAEALRTLGRGMVVATERDALKCAHLRAHVRTAGLDAYVDMREGDVFETVAELDGTFDMVFIDVWADAYLKLFKQIERLLRPGSVVLADNMYTAEDAVRPYKHYLDDGPRYSTTTLDFESGVEFTVVVS
- a CDS encoding 4Fe-4S dicluster domain-containing protein; amino-acid sequence: MNVRDESTGDCKQQPGVIAPVVDLKRCEGKGDCVAVCPEHVFEIRRIDQTDFQGLDLMHRLKLRVHGMKVAYTPNAYACRSCGLCVTACPERAITLARTA
- a CDS encoding RNA polymerase sigma factor, which gives rise to MESPPTSHMMTDPDRDITATVMRERTRLVKFIRRRIRDPDDAEDILQDVFHEFVQAYRLPAPIEQVSAWLFRAARNRIVDRFRKKKEQPLADLSEVDDDANSEYRLDLALPAHDAGPEALYARTLVLKALQDALDELPTNQRDVFIAHELEGQSFKEMAAQSGVALNTLLARKRYAVLHLRARLQPIYDELDNT